One region of Chlorobiota bacterium genomic DNA includes:
- a CDS encoding IS630 family transposase, translating into MNINAALNAHDVGDVEVVESERVDSESTIELYAALERKHPSGRIRVICDNARYYRSRRLREWLSSSRIEQVFLPSYSPNLNLIERLWKYMRKKVIDRRYYETKDEFRGAIRRFFNDIEEYRPELERLLTLNFHVL; encoded by the coding sequence GTGAACATCAACGCGGCATTGAACGCGCATGATGTGGGAGATGTGGAGGTGGTGGAAAGCGAGCGGGTGGATAGTGAATCAACGATTGAGTTGTATGCAGCCTTAGAGCGGAAGCATCCGAGTGGAAGGATCAGAGTGATTTGCGACAACGCGAGATACTATCGGAGTCGTCGTTTGCGGGAGTGGTTATCATCATCGCGAATAGAGCAGGTATTTTTGCCGAGTTACTCACCGAATTTGAATTTAATTGAGCGATTATGGAAATACATGAGGAAGAAGGTAATAGACAGGAGGTATTATGAAACGAAGGATGAATTTCGTGGAGCTATCCGAAGATTTTTCAACGATATTGAGGAGTACCGCCCAGAGTTAGAGAGACTTCTAACCCTGAATTTCCACGTGCTCTGA
- a CDS encoding winged helix-turn-helix domain-containing protein: protein MIELTEELRTQLRKLQRMEKEKRRYVKITTLLMLDGGFSVGETAFALGVDNSTIYRYAEGYRASKSFEDYIEDKYVCYGGKLSGEQASAVSKELEGHLHHTSKEVVELVCERYGVRYTESGMVALLKRLGFVYKKTSLVYRRGIERSRRNFLNVWRDCLLIGVKARKVG from the coding sequence ATGATAGAACTTACGGAGGAATTACGGACACAACTGCGGAAATTGCAGCGAATGGAGAAAGAGAAGCGTCGGTATGTGAAGATCACGACGCTGCTGATGCTTGACGGGGGATTTAGCGTTGGCGAGACGGCCTTTGCGTTGGGTGTTGATAATTCGACGATATATCGGTATGCCGAAGGGTATCGAGCATCAAAGAGCTTTGAGGATTACATAGAAGACAAGTATGTGTGCTATGGTGGGAAGCTGAGCGGTGAACAGGCATCAGCTGTATCGAAGGAACTGGAGGGACATCTGCATCATACATCGAAGGAGGTAGTGGAGTTGGTGTGCGAGCGTTATGGTGTGCGATATACGGAGAGCGGGATGGTAGCATTGCTGAAGCGTCTGGGCTTTGTGTACAAGAAGACGAGTCTGGTGTATCGAAGGGGAATCGAGCGGAGCAGGAGGAATTTCTTGAACGTCTGGCGGGATTGCTTGCTGATAGGGGTGAAGGCGAGGAAGGTGGGGTAG
- a CDS encoding Crp/Fnr family transcriptional regulator produces MDYQAFFQQFHPITQQDYQQLIAACATRRYQRGHVITAEGQVQRDLLLVLSGVQMSFAEHGDRLHVMAFTYPPGLSGIPDSFLTQTPSRFTLQALTDTEVLSLPFAALNDLFDRSHAIERLFRKITEAVLAGMIHRHFELQSLSIEERFLAFARRSPHLLELVPHKYLASYLNINPTNFSKLFNAVKV; encoded by the coding sequence GTGGATTACCAAGCGTTCTTCCAACAGTTCCACCCCATTACCCAGCAGGACTATCAACAGTTGATTGCCGCCTGCGCAACGCGGCGGTATCAGCGTGGCCACGTTATCACGGCCGAGGGCCAGGTTCAGCGGGATTTGTTGCTGGTGCTTAGCGGGGTTCAGATGTCGTTTGCCGAGCATGGGGACCGGCTGCACGTGATGGCCTTCACCTATCCCCCGGGGCTTAGCGGCATTCCCGATTCTTTCCTTACCCAAACTCCGTCGCGGTTCACCCTGCAAGCCCTTACCGACACGGAGGTGCTTTCCCTTCCCTTCGCCGCGCTGAACGATCTGTTCGACCGCTCCCACGCCATTGAACGGCTGTTCAGAAAAATCACCGAAGCGGTGCTGGCCGGGATGATTCATCGCCACTTCGAGCTGCAATCGCTCAGCATCGAGGAACGGTTCCTTGCCTTCGCACGGCGCAGCCCCCACCTTCTGGAGCTTGTTCCCCACAAGTATCTGGCTTCCTATCTGAACATCAATCCCACCAATTTCAGCAAGCTGTTCAACGCGGTGAAGGTCTAG
- a CDS encoding alpha/beta fold hydrolase, protein MNQQPSWLDRKEYPFQSRYLTIAGRQLHYIDEPANNSNAETLLFVHGTPSWSFDFRNVIKRLSPDYRCVALDHIGFGLSDKPANHNYSTPNHAAILAQFVQHLQLRNITLVMHDFGGPIAMAWALDHPALLRRLVLMNTWLWSSAQDPEYQRFSKVLRSPLLPFLYRRLNFSPRFLLRQSFADRSKLRPPIHRHFTAPFANAAEREGTLAFARSLLNDQEWFQQLWERRASVAQLPTLLIWGMNDRFVGPKYLEKFSAGFPNSRAVRLANVGHFPQEEEPEAVATAIKNFIAETDSPVRG, encoded by the coding sequence ATGAACCAACAGCCATCATGGTTAGACCGGAAAGAATATCCCTTCCAATCGCGGTATCTGACCATTGCCGGACGGCAGCTTCATTACATTGATGAACCCGCCAACAACAGCAACGCAGAAACCTTGCTGTTCGTCCACGGAACCCCTTCCTGGTCGTTCGATTTTCGCAACGTCATCAAGCGGCTATCGCCCGATTATCGCTGCGTGGCGTTGGACCACATCGGTTTTGGATTATCGGACAAACCCGCCAACCACAACTATTCCACCCCCAACCACGCCGCAATCCTTGCCCAGTTTGTGCAGCATCTGCAGCTGCGGAACATCACCCTTGTGATGCACGATTTTGGCGGCCCAATCGCAATGGCCTGGGCGCTGGACCACCCCGCGCTGCTGCGGCGGCTGGTGCTGATGAACACGTGGCTTTGGAGCAGTGCCCAGGACCCTGAGTATCAGCGGTTCAGCAAGGTTTTGCGCAGCCCGCTCCTGCCGTTTCTTTACCGGCGGCTGAACTTCTCCCCGCGATTTCTTCTGCGGCAATCGTTTGCGGACCGCTCCAAACTTCGCCCCCCAATCCACCGCCATTTCACCGCGCCGTTTGCCAACGCTGCGGAGCGGGAAGGGACGCTGGCCTTTGCGCGGTCCTTGCTGAACGATCAAGAGTGGTTCCAGCAATTATGGGAACGCCGCGCCAGCGTTGCGCAGCTTCCTACGCTCCTTATTTGGGGGATGAACGACCGCTTTGTGGGACCCAAGTATCTGGAGAAATTTTCCGCCGGATTCCCCAACAGCCGGGCTGTGCGATTGGCAAACGTCGGGCACTTCCCGCAAGAAGAAGAACCGGAAGCGGTGGCAACGGCAATCAAGAACTTCATCGCCGAAACAGATTCCCCGGTGCGTGGTTAG
- the mtnA gene encoding S-methyl-5-thioribose-1-phosphate isomerase: protein MEMDRWSSYSIQRQPGDPSIVQVIDQRLLPFQRAIHDLRSSHDAAVAIQEMIVRGAPLIGVTGAYGVALAAQEAPRTEQHFADYVAQRAAAIGRARPTAVNLEWGVNRVMERIAQIQGIKEKIATAWATADHMAMEDAATCHAIGHHGLPLIAAIANANNGRPVNILTHCNAGRLACVAWGTATAPIYLAHQAGIPLHVWVDETRPRNQGARLTAWELGSAGIPHTLIVDNAGGHLMQHGMVDMVIVGSDRTTRDGDVCNKIGTYLKALAARDNGVPFYVALPTSTLDLAVADGLREIPIEERSADEVLMMEGVVNDAVEEAAAGKIARVQIAPDGTPAANYGFDITPARLVTGLITERGICQASRAGIEALLSKP, encoded by the coding sequence ATGGAAATGGATAGATGGAGTTCATATTCGATTCAGCGGCAGCCGGGCGATCCTTCAATCGTGCAGGTGATTGACCAGCGGTTGCTTCCGTTCCAACGGGCGATTCACGACCTGCGAAGCTCGCACGATGCAGCGGTGGCAATCCAAGAAATGATTGTTCGGGGCGCGCCGCTGATTGGCGTAACCGGGGCCTACGGCGTTGCCCTTGCTGCCCAAGAAGCCCCGCGCACCGAGCAACACTTTGCCGACTACGTGGCCCAGCGCGCTGCGGCAATCGGCAGGGCGCGGCCAACGGCGGTTAATCTGGAATGGGGGGTCAACCGCGTGATGGAGCGGATTGCGCAGATCCAAGGGATCAAGGAAAAAATTGCTACGGCCTGGGCCACTGCGGACCACATGGCGATGGAAGATGCCGCAACCTGCCACGCCATTGGCCACCACGGATTGCCACTGATTGCCGCCATTGCCAACGCGAACAATGGCCGCCCGGTCAACATCCTAACCCACTGCAACGCGGGGCGGCTTGCGTGCGTGGCGTGGGGGACCGCAACCGCGCCAATCTACCTTGCCCACCAAGCCGGAATCCCCCTGCACGTTTGGGTTGATGAAACCCGCCCCCGCAACCAGGGCGCGCGCCTGACCGCGTGGGAGCTTGGCAGCGCCGGAATCCCCCACACCCTGATTGTTGACAACGCCGGCGGCCACCTGATGCAGCATGGAATGGTGGATATGGTGATTGTTGGAAGCGACCGCACCACGCGGGATGGCGATGTCTGCAACAAAATCGGAACCTACCTGAAAGCCCTTGCCGCCCGGGATAACGGCGTGCCATTCTACGTCGCGCTCCCCACCTCAACGCTTGACCTTGCCGTTGCCGACGGGCTGCGGGAAATCCCGATTGAAGAACGCTCTGCCGACGAAGTGCTGATGATGGAAGGGGTGGTGAACGATGCAGTGGAGGAAGCCGCAGCGGGGAAGATTGCCCGGGTCCAGATTGCCCCCGATGGAACCCCCGCAGCCAACTACGGATTCGACATCACCCCGGCGCGATTGGTGACGGGGCTGATTACCGAGCGGGGAATCTGCCAAGCCAGCCGTGCCGGAATCGAGGCCCTGCTTTCCAAGCCATGA
- a CDS encoding class II aldolase/adducin family protein codes for MSSNAAPDEGYIKYRAQWTLAAPVAPELVAGLIHWRTKLFDAGLIGAYPDGIGYGNLSIRWGKEFIITGTQTGAIREIGPEHLSIVTQVDIPGNVLACSGPVQASSEAMTHAAIYRCDPSIQAVVHAHCRTRWARLLHTIPTTDASVPYGTPQMALEFQRLFRTENLGATRIAAMAGHEEGLISFGATIQEAAELLLEQG; via the coding sequence ATGAGCAGCAACGCCGCGCCGGACGAAGGATATATCAAGTACCGCGCCCAATGGACGCTGGCCGCCCCGGTTGCGCCGGAGCTTGTGGCCGGGCTGATCCACTGGCGCACAAAACTGTTCGATGCCGGGTTGATTGGCGCGTATCCCGACGGCATTGGCTACGGCAACCTGAGCATCCGTTGGGGGAAGGAATTTATCATCACCGGAACGCAGACCGGGGCGATTCGGGAGATTGGCCCGGAGCATCTCTCCATTGTTACGCAGGTTGATATCCCCGGCAATGTTTTGGCCTGCAGCGGTCCGGTGCAAGCATCATCGGAAGCGATGACCCATGCGGCCATTTACCGATGCGATCCCTCCATCCAAGCCGTGGTCCACGCACACTGCCGCACGCGCTGGGCGAGACTTCTCCACACCATCCCCACCACCGACGCTTCGGTCCCCTACGGCACGCCGCAGATGGCGTTGGAGTTCCAACGGCTGTTCCGCACGGAGAACCTTGGCGCAACACGCATCGCAGCAATGGCGGGACATGAAGAAGGGTTAATCAGCTTCGGAGCAACCATCCAAGAAGCCGCAGAATTGCTGCTTGAGCAAGGGTGA
- a CDS encoding DUF2088 domain-containing protein, translating into MKVVIAFTDATRSSPDRLLVGHLLRQLSAAGVPLGNITLLCATGLHRPMTSREAVEKLGEEIAQTVRIINHTATEKESLAELGTIDGVPVTVNNLCLQADLLLATGVVEPHQYAGYSGGAKTVAIGCGGEPTIQATHGVAMLDSEGVRLGKIEANPFQEFVRRAGERIGLRYVANALLDHEGAIVACAAGPPTRVHDYLVRMGRALFQVPVDFPVHAAIAGVASAKSRNLYQASRAATYLALCDATPLLPGAPIVLPAAIPEGAGEGIGEQRFYELLAAAESPQQLVEQMRRNGFPAGAQRAYILAKTLARNPVIVVGAATPAIVRDCKMTNARTMQEGLQLATELAHARFPGEQLRLLDLPNALAMLPRLSITG; encoded by the coding sequence ATGAAGGTGGTCATCGCCTTCACCGATGCAACCCGCAGCTCCCCCGACCGATTGCTGGTGGGGCATCTGCTGCGGCAGCTATCCGCCGCCGGGGTTCCGCTTGGGAACATCACCCTTCTGTGCGCAACCGGACTTCACCGCCCCATGACCAGCCGCGAGGCCGTTGAAAAATTGGGGGAGGAGATCGCCCAAACCGTTCGGATCATCAACCACACCGCAACCGAAAAAGAAAGCCTTGCCGAGCTTGGAACGATTGATGGAGTTCCGGTGACGGTGAACAACCTTTGCCTGCAAGCCGATCTGCTGCTGGCAACCGGCGTGGTGGAGCCGCACCAGTACGCCGGCTACAGTGGCGGCGCAAAAACCGTGGCGATTGGCTGCGGCGGCGAACCGACCATCCAAGCAACCCACGGCGTGGCGATGCTCGACAGCGAAGGGGTGCGGCTGGGGAAGATTGAGGCGAATCCATTCCAAGAATTTGTTCGCCGGGCCGGGGAGCGGATCGGCTTGCGGTATGTGGCCAACGCGCTGCTGGATCACGAAGGGGCGATTGTTGCCTGCGCCGCCGGCCCACCAACCCGGGTGCATGATTATCTGGTCCGCATGGGCCGCGCACTGTTCCAGGTCCCGGTGGATTTCCCGGTTCATGCGGCCATTGCTGGCGTGGCATCGGCCAAGTCGCGGAACCTGTACCAAGCCAGCCGCGCCGCCACCTACCTTGCCTTATGCGACGCAACCCCGCTCCTCCCCGGCGCGCCGATTGTGCTTCCGGCCGCAATCCCCGAAGGGGCGGGGGAGGGGATTGGCGAGCAAAGATTTTATGAACTGTTGGCCGCTGCGGAATCCCCGCAGCAACTGGTGGAACAGATGCGCCGGAATGGCTTCCCCGCCGGGGCGCAGCGGGCGTACATTCTTGCAAAAACATTGGCGCGGAATCCGGTGATTGTGGTTGGCGCGGCAACCCCCGCCATCGTTCGCGATTGCAAGATGACCAACGCCCGAACCATGCAGGAAGGGCTGCAACTGGCAACCGAGCTGGCCCACGCCCGCTTCCCCGGCGAACAGCTACGCCTGCTGGACCTTCCGAACGCCCTGGCAATGCTGCCACGGCTAAGCATCACGGGGTAG
- a CDS encoding T9SS type A sorting domain-containing protein: MSSIEVHGSTNPNVRVVNVLRDASAAIVDVYIDAEESARIKGLKYLEYSSEESVGIGVHTIVVVAAGGSRATPIRTASIGLSADSSYTVFVLGSGAEIRVFSRETVLSIGNDSLVARAAQVTSAEDSMYMSVAAPAGVPVRGFALPAFDMGQGRWGDSIGIWGELRLLAGKMLIHVQAKAMNEVRQYSGSYREGSVVTFFVIGEYGGGSGDLGVYSLVESDSGGGMLHRLREKGVGDGAVRAVIVASDLYRSRVTIAGAPASGGSNVRYNFNQRLDDHLGSFNAKYMRNRVVGNSEEYDTLIDEDLYVGADTLTTAILVGTEGTGYSVVSLATPLVYQVSEARSRLRVFHGSSSVGPVDVVFKLSDGSIERFNEVSYKGSSEYRELLYGPVVAELYRSGEQVAFARKRGYLPVDSQMTLMVIGGSADSLGIALLVDTDSNYQAVNLWPEAGATGVGGEEGITGESKGLNVMVYPNPSHDNVQVSFWLEQRLPVQVEVCTMTGIVKMSGRPQEYEQGNNEITLPIGALPAGPYLVRLSTGNQATVRLVTIVR; encoded by the coding sequence TTGAGCAGCATCGAAGTGCATGGATCAACGAACCCGAACGTGCGGGTGGTAAACGTGCTGCGCGATGCTTCCGCAGCAATCGTTGATGTGTACATAGATGCAGAAGAGAGTGCACGGATCAAAGGATTGAAGTATTTGGAGTATTCGAGCGAGGAGTCTGTAGGAATTGGAGTTCACACGATTGTGGTGGTTGCAGCAGGCGGAAGTCGAGCAACGCCGATACGAACAGCCAGTATAGGATTATCAGCTGATAGCTCATACACAGTGTTTGTGCTGGGTTCAGGAGCCGAGATACGAGTATTCAGTCGGGAGACAGTACTGAGTATCGGGAATGATAGCTTGGTGGCACGCGCAGCACAGGTGACTTCAGCGGAAGATTCGATGTACATGAGCGTAGCAGCACCAGCGGGTGTGCCAGTTCGTGGTTTTGCATTGCCAGCATTTGATATGGGTCAAGGGAGGTGGGGAGATAGTATAGGAATATGGGGAGAGCTACGGCTACTTGCGGGAAAGATGTTGATCCACGTACAAGCCAAAGCGATGAATGAGGTACGGCAATACAGTGGAAGTTACCGGGAAGGGAGCGTGGTGACGTTTTTTGTAATAGGTGAGTATGGAGGTGGAAGTGGGGACTTGGGAGTGTACTCGTTGGTAGAGAGCGACAGTGGTGGCGGGATGCTGCATCGCTTGCGGGAGAAGGGAGTGGGCGATGGAGCAGTGCGAGCAGTGATTGTTGCAAGCGATCTGTATCGCTCCCGAGTGACAATTGCCGGAGCTCCAGCTTCAGGAGGGAGTAATGTACGTTATAATTTTAATCAGCGCCTTGATGATCATCTGGGCAGTTTCAACGCCAAGTATATGCGCAACAGGGTTGTCGGCAATAGCGAAGAATACGACACGCTGATAGACGAGGATCTATACGTGGGAGCCGACACGCTAACAACGGCAATACTGGTGGGGACTGAAGGCACGGGGTACAGCGTGGTGTCGTTAGCAACGCCGTTGGTGTACCAAGTCAGCGAAGCACGTTCGCGTCTGCGTGTGTTTCATGGTTCAAGCAGCGTTGGCCCAGTAGATGTGGTGTTCAAACTCAGCGATGGGAGCATCGAGCGGTTCAATGAAGTAAGCTACAAAGGGAGCAGCGAGTACCGGGAGTTGCTGTATGGGCCGGTGGTAGCGGAGTTATACCGAAGTGGAGAGCAAGTAGCATTTGCACGGAAGCGAGGGTACTTGCCAGTAGATTCCCAGATGACATTGATGGTAATCGGTGGCAGCGCGGACTCATTAGGGATAGCATTGTTGGTGGATACGGACTCGAACTACCAAGCGGTGAATCTCTGGCCGGAAGCTGGAGCGACGGGGGTGGGTGGGGAGGAAGGGATAACCGGAGAATCGAAGGGATTGAATGTGATGGTGTATCCGAATCCATCGCACGATAACGTTCAGGTGTCGTTCTGGCTTGAGCAACGGTTGCCAGTACAGGTGGAAGTCTGTACGATGACCGGGATCGTGAAGATGAGTGGCCGACCGCAAGAGTATGAGCAAGGGAACAATGAGATTACGCTGCCGATTGGAGCCTTGCCAGCTGGACCATATTTGGTTCGCTTGTCCACTGGGAACCAAGCAACGGTGCGATTGGTGACGATAGTGCGCTAA
- a CDS encoding T9SS type A sorting domain-containing protein: MPEDRPYTGHYREGSVVTFVVVGEYGNGSGDLGVYSLVESDSGGGMLHRLREKGVGDGAVRPVSLAADVYTTEYTVDGVLLGYDPRRYSVVQRVEDFLGTINIKMARRHQSKRDTLIDEGIYVGTDTLTTAILVGTEGTGYSVVSLATPLVYDLGEARSRLRVFHGSSSVGPVDVVFKLSDGSIERFNGVSYKGSSEYRELLYGPVVAELYRSGEQVAFARKRGYLPVDSQMTLMVIGGSADSLGIALLVDTDSNYQAVKLWPEAGATGVDGEEGITGESKGLNVMVYPNPSSNEARVSFRLEQRSAVGVEICTMTGTVVMISSQQEYNAGDHEMVLSTGALPSSTYLVRLSSQGQTTTRLLTIVH; this comes from the coding sequence TTGCCAGAAGACCGTCCATATACGGGTCATTACCGGGAAGGGAGCGTGGTGACGTTCGTGGTGGTGGGGGAGTACGGGAATGGAAGTGGGGACTTGGGAGTGTACTCGTTGGTAGAGAGCGACAGTGGCGGCGGGATGCTGCATCGCTTGCGGGAGAAGGGGGTGGGCGATGGAGCAGTGAGACCTGTCTCGCTGGCTGCGGATGTTTACACAACAGAATATACTGTGGATGGGGTGCTATTAGGATATGACCCCAGACGATACAGTGTAGTGCAGCGAGTAGAGGATTTCCTTGGCACGATTAACATCAAGATGGCTCGGCGACATCAAAGCAAACGGGACACCTTGATAGACGAGGGTATCTATGTCGGAACCGACACGCTAACAACGGCAATACTGGTGGGGACTGAAGGCACGGGGTACAGCGTGGTGTCGTTAGCCACGCCGTTGGTGTACGATCTGGGGGAAGCACGTTCGCGTCTGCGTGTGTTTCATGGTTCAAGCAGCGTTGGCCCAGTAGATGTGGTGTTCAAACTCAGCGATGGAAGCATCGAGCGGTTCAATGGAGTAAGCTACAAAGGGAGCAGCGAGTACCGGGAGTTGCTGTATGGGCCGGTGGTAGCGGAGTTATACCGAAGCGGAGAGCAGGTAGCATTTGCACGGAAGCGAGGGTACTTGCCAGTAGATTCCCAGATGACATTGATGGTAATCGGTGGCAGCGCGGACTCGTTAGGGATAGCATTGTTGGTGGATACGGACTCGAACTACCAAGCGGTGAAGCTCTGGCCGGAAGCTGGAGCGACGGGGGTGGATGGAGAGGAAGGGATAACCGGAGAATCGAAGGGATTGAATGTGATGGTGTATCCGAACCCATCAAGCAATGAAGCCCGTGTATCGTTCCGGCTTGAACAACGGAGCGCAGTTGGGGTGGAGATTTGTACGATGACCGGTACAGTCGTGATGATTTCTTCCCAGCAAGAGTATAACGCGGGAGACCATGAGATGGTACTATCCACCGGAGCATTACCGTCCTCGACGTATCTGGTACGATTGTCATCTCAAGGTCAGACCACAACGCGATTGCTGACAATAGTGCACTAA
- the glmM gene encoding phosphoglucosamine mutase, with translation MALIRSISGLRGTLGDGLTPPTIAHYTAAFSEYLGGGPIVVGRDGRPSGEWIEEIVVGTLRARGIPVWTLGIVPTPTVQFVAQHSNATGGISISASHNPAEWNGLKFLGADGTFLDTDACRDFFAVVDRGATKPDSSTPVGPRHAITGAAERHVESVLTLPFVNLEGLRQRAFTVVVDAVNAAGSWVVPAMLEACGCRVVRLFCDGTGVFPHAPEPLPQNLTALAEAVVANGADLGIAVDPDADRLVLIDETGNPIGEEYTIAAVVDFVLGWERQRDPISNLSAVINLSTTRAVEDVAARYGAAVVRTPVGEINVAKKMREVGAIIGGEGSGGVILPASHYGRDAMVGIAIVLSHLLQRGGTLSQLRASLPGYEIVKKRAERPANVKAVDILKRVLRNHANGAKWNGQDGLRLEFEKSWVHLRSSNTEPIIRVIAEAATANEAENLANKYLRYTEKIAAEMAK, from the coding sequence ATGGCACTTATTCGTTCGATCTCTGGATTGCGTGGCACGCTTGGCGATGGCCTTACCCCTCCCACAATCGCCCACTACACTGCGGCGTTCTCCGAATATCTTGGCGGCGGCCCGATTGTGGTTGGCCGCGATGGCCGCCCAAGTGGCGAGTGGATTGAGGAGATTGTGGTTGGGACCCTGCGGGCGCGTGGCATCCCCGTCTGGACGTTGGGAATTGTGCCAACCCCCACGGTTCAGTTCGTGGCCCAACACTCCAACGCCACCGGCGGGATTTCCATCAGTGCCTCGCACAACCCGGCGGAGTGGAACGGGCTGAAGTTCCTTGGTGCCGACGGAACCTTCCTTGACACCGATGCCTGCCGCGATTTTTTTGCGGTGGTGGACCGCGGCGCAACCAAGCCCGACAGCAGCACCCCCGTTGGCCCTCGCCACGCCATTACCGGCGCGGCAGAACGCCATGTTGAGTCGGTCCTGACGCTTCCGTTCGTCAACCTGGAGGGATTGCGCCAGCGGGCGTTTACGGTGGTGGTGGATGCGGTGAACGCCGCCGGATCGTGGGTGGTTCCGGCAATGTTGGAGGCCTGCGGCTGCCGCGTGGTCCGCTTGTTCTGCGACGGCACGGGGGTATTCCCCCACGCGCCCGAACCGCTCCCCCAAAACCTGACCGCGCTTGCCGAAGCGGTTGTTGCCAACGGTGCCGATCTTGGCATTGCCGTGGACCCCGATGCCGACCGCCTTGTGCTGATTGATGAAACCGGAAACCCAATCGGGGAGGAATACACCATTGCCGCCGTCGTGGATTTTGTGCTGGGCTGGGAACGCCAGCGCGACCCAATCTCCAACCTTTCGGCGGTGATTAACCTTTCCACAACGCGCGCCGTGGAGGACGTTGCCGCACGCTACGGCGCGGCGGTGGTGCGCACGCCGGTGGGGGAGATTAACGTGGCGAAGAAGATGCGGGAAGTTGGCGCGATTATCGGCGGCGAAGGCTCGGGCGGGGTGATCCTTCCTGCCAGCCACTACGGGCGCGACGCGATGGTGGGAATCGCTATCGTGCTAAGCCACCTGCTGCAACGGGGTGGAACCCTTAGCCAGTTGCGCGCCTCGTTGCCAGGGTATGAGATCGTGAAGAAACGCGCCGAACGCCCGGCAAACGTGAAAGCCGTGGACATCTTAAAACGGGTGCTGCGGAACCATGCCAACGGGGCCAAATGGAACGGGCAAGATGGGTTGCGCCTGGAGTTCGAGAAATCGTGGGTGCACCTGCGCAGCTCGAACACCGAGCCGATCATCCGCGTGATTGCCGAGGCCGCCACCGCCAACGAAGCGGAAAATCTTGCCAACAAGTACCTTCGCTACACCGAGAAGATTGCCGCAGAAATGGCGAAGTAA
- a CDS encoding class I SAM-dependent methyltransferase: protein MSTFSNDLDVPFVPTPFDVVMAMLSVAMLKPDDHVWDLGCGDARMVIAAAMKYGVRGVGVELDPELAAQARKEVEWAGVGDAVRIIEADVLTVDFSTATVVMLFMLTSTNLQLRPKLLAMPPGTRIISHRFAMGNWTPEAAWTLGNAPIYRWIVPEHGPELLRQLDGQLDEE, encoded by the coding sequence GTGAGTACTTTCAGCAACGATCTTGACGTCCCGTTTGTTCCCACCCCGTTCGATGTGGTGATGGCGATGCTGAGCGTGGCGATGCTGAAGCCTGATGACCACGTCTGGGACCTGGGTTGCGGCGATGCCCGAATGGTGATTGCTGCGGCAATGAAGTACGGGGTGCGTGGCGTTGGTGTGGAGCTGGACCCCGAGCTTGCCGCACAAGCACGCAAGGAAGTGGAGTGGGCCGGCGTTGGCGATGCCGTGCGGATCATTGAAGCTGATGTCCTGACAGTGGATTTCAGCACGGCGACGGTGGTGATGCTGTTCATGCTGACATCCACCAACCTGCAGCTGCGCCCGAAGCTGCTGGCGATGCCGCCGGGAACCAGAATTATCAGCCACCGGTTTGCCATGGGAAACTGGACCCCAGAAGCCGCCTGGACGCTGGGGAACGCCCCAATCTACCGGTGGATTGTTCCCGAACATGGCCCAGAGTTACTGCGCCAACTTGATGGCCAACTTGATGAAGAATAA